A single window of Nicotiana sylvestris chromosome 3, ASM39365v2, whole genome shotgun sequence DNA harbors:
- the LOC138887223 gene encoding uncharacterized protein: MASFEALYGRRCRSPIGWFKVGEAELIGSDLVHQDMEKVKIIKERLKTAQSHQKSYSDVRRRDLEFKEDDCVFLKVSPMKGIMRFGKKGKLSLRYVRPYRITQRIGQVAYKLELPSEMSLVHLVFHVSMLKKVVGNSSAIVPIETIEVNEELSYEEIPVGILDRQVRKLRNKEIASVKVLWRNQQIEEATWEAEEEMENKYPRLFE, from the coding sequence atggcatcatttgaggcattgtatggtaggagatgtagatctcccatAGGGTGGTTCAAGGTTGGAGAAGCTGAACTGATAGGGTCGGACCTTGTGCATCAGgatatggagaaagtcaagattattaaagagaggttgaaaactgctcagagtcaccAAAAGTCATATTCGGACGTTCGTCGCAGAgacttggagttcaaagaagatgattgtgtatttttgaaggtttcccccatgaagggtatcatgcggtttggaaagaagggaaaattgagtctgAGGTATGTCAGACCATATAGAATCACTCAAAGGatcggtcaggtggcatacaagctcgagttaccatccgagatgtcattggtacacctagtattccatgtgtctatgttaaagAAGGTAGTGGGAAACTCGTCCGCTATTGTGCCAATtgagactattgaggttaatgaagaattatcgtacgaagaaattccagttgGCATCCTTGATAGGCAAGTACgaaagttgagaaataaagaaattgcctccgtgaaagtgttatggcgaaaccagcaaattgaggaagccacttgggaagctgaGGAAGAAATGGAAAATAAGTACCCCCGTTTGTTTGAATAG